A window from Moritella yayanosii encodes these proteins:
- a CDS encoding M15 family metallopeptidase — protein MDKLVELKRGDDDASKTWGGNTEKDILAYIVKDLQKDLKSIGTFTGTENGIFGPKTEKALKIFQWTCANIDKCIKNKMTVTRIKKATIIASGVLNKATNDELKMWIKNSQVVTGDLIRISFSDLTNIEAGPNFKKLSAKKVFKDEIVISKGAKKLLEDLNEKAKKKSVTIKLNQAFREHGVRVSGAVVTPANKSQHLIGHALDCNIVDGTSWNNSSDFKNKKHTQNAKDIVKDLKIAGYRWGGDFIPVDTPHFDSKIESLTFAYDAKFFLNQRMISEGHNIPKDNL, from the coding sequence ATGGATAAGCTAGTAGAGCTAAAGAGGGGAGATGATGATGCAAGTAAAACGTGGGGGGGCAATACAGAGAAAGACATTCTCGCTTATATAGTGAAAGACCTTCAGAAAGATCTGAAAAGTATAGGGACATTTACCGGAACAGAAAATGGAATATTTGGGCCAAAAACGGAGAAGGCTCTTAAGATATTCCAATGGACTTGTGCCAATATTGATAAATGTATAAAAAATAAAATGACGGTGACTAGAATAAAGAAAGCTACGATTATAGCAAGTGGTGTACTAAACAAAGCGACGAACGATGAATTAAAAATGTGGATTAAAAATAGCCAGGTTGTTACAGGTGATCTCATTCGAATCTCATTTTCTGATTTAACAAACATTGAAGCTGGGCCAAATTTCAAAAAACTCAGTGCTAAAAAAGTTTTTAAAGATGAAATCGTTATTTCTAAAGGAGCAAAAAAGCTTCTTGAAGACCTTAATGAGAAAGCAAAAAAAAAATCAGTCACAATTAAGCTTAATCAGGCTTTTCGAGAGCATGGCGTAAGAGTCAGCGGTGCTGTGGTTACGCCTGCAAATAAGTCTCAACACCTTATCGGCCATGCATTAGATTGTAATATTGTAGATGGTACGAGCTGGAATAACAGCTCGGACTTTAAAAACAAGAAACACACACAGAATGCTAAAGATATTGTAAAGGATCTTAAAATTGCTGGATATCGCTGGGGGGGAGATTTTATACCAGTTGATACACCTCATTTTGACTCTAAAATTGAGTCATTAACTTTTGCTTATGATGCTAAGTTCTTTCTCAATCAGAGAATGATTTCAGAAGGGCATAATATCCCCAAGGATAATTTATGA
- a CDS encoding FAD-dependent oxidoreductase, translated as MVDEIFTATNSAQTGGLEATLAALYKHQLNSWQVWEAKKVQQHAGSELHQAGHFSPVAASVQPGKLARGLKRVAEQLGVRIYENTPMLAINDNAVKPTNSNKDAQHKVVINTRKGLFMRRKR; from the coding sequence GTGGTCGACGAAATATTTACCGCCACGAATAGCGCGCAAACCGGTGGGCTAGAGGCGACATTAGCGGCGTTATATAAACATCAATTAAACAGTTGGCAGGTGTGGGAAGCGAAGAAAGTACAACAGCATGCCGGCTCTGAATTACATCAAGCAGGACATTTCTCTCCGGTAGCCGCCAGTGTGCAACCCGGGAAATTAGCCCGTGGTTTAAAACGCGTGGCAGAGCAACTTGGGGTGCGTATTTATGAAAACACCCCGATGTTAGCCATTAATGATAATGCGGTTAAACCAACCAACAGTAATAAAGATGCTCAACATAAAGTGGTGATTAATACCCGCAAGGGACTGTTTATGCGGCGAAAGCGGTGA
- the phnX gene encoding phosphonoacetaldehyde hydrolase, with amino-acid sequence MSHIVQDQSVKLNHVQAVIFDWAGTIVDFGSFAPTTIFIAAFKAQYDFAISLAEARVPMGLGKWDHIKAVSALPEVAARWQAQFGTVISKMDIDAIYQTFMPLQIAKVGEYADPIPHALDVVNGLKQQGIKIGSCSGYPRVVMDKLIPIAAAKGYVPDCVVATDDLAAGGRPAPYMVLKNVIDMAVTDVGACIKVDDSVPGIEEGHNAGMWTVGLLLSGNEAGLTLEEYLAADAATLHQAREQARDRFTPFNAHYLIDTIADLPPVVADIDARLAAGERP; translated from the coding sequence ATGTCTCACATCGTACAAGATCAGTCAGTAAAACTTAATCATGTGCAAGCCGTTATCTTTGATTGGGCGGGCACTATCGTTGATTTCGGTTCATTTGCACCGACCACTATTTTTATTGCCGCATTTAAAGCGCAGTATGATTTTGCTATTAGTTTAGCGGAAGCACGTGTGCCTATGGGCCTAGGTAAATGGGATCACATTAAAGCGGTATCGGCATTACCAGAGGTTGCCGCACGTTGGCAAGCCCAATTCGGCACCGTTATTAGTAAGATGGATATTGATGCTATTTACCAAACATTTATGCCGTTACAGATCGCTAAAGTAGGCGAGTATGCAGATCCAATCCCACATGCACTCGATGTCGTTAATGGCTTAAAACAGCAAGGGATTAAAATTGGTTCATGCTCTGGTTATCCCCGTGTGGTCATGGATAAGCTCATTCCTATCGCAGCAGCAAAAGGCTATGTGCCAGATTGCGTTGTGGCAACCGATGACTTAGCGGCAGGCGGTCGTCCAGCACCTTACATGGTGCTTAAAAACGTGATTGATATGGCGGTGACCGATGTTGGCGCCTGCATTAAAGTGGATGATTCAGTACCGGGCATTGAAGAAGGCCACAATGCTGGCATGTGGACGGTGGGTTTATTGTTATCGGGTAACGAAGCGGGTCTGACACTCGAAGAATACCTTGCCGCAGACGCCGCCACATTACACCAGGCGCGTGAGCAAGCCCGTGATCGTTTCACGCCATTTAACGCCCATTACCTGATTGATACCATTGCTGACCTACCACCAGTGGTTGCCGATATTGACGCACGTTTAGCCGCTGGTGAACGTCCGTAA
- the phnW gene encoding 2-aminoethylphosphonate--pyruvate transaminase, whose product MKNEYLLLTPGPLSTTASVREAMLKDWCTWDDEYNKDIVDVIRAKLVQLATPQTGYTSVLMQGSGTASVEATIGSVIPADGKLLVIDNGAYGARIAQIADYLNIACEVITTGETTPPSLAEVEAKLAGDDSITHVAIVHCETTTGMLNPIEGVIKLAKQHGKIVILDAMSSFGGIPMDVAELGVDFLISSANKCIQGVPGFGFVIARQTELEKCQGRARSLSLDLYEQWHCMETNGGKWRFTSPTHTVRAFYQALLELEEEGGIAARHQRYQQNQTTLVAGMAKLGFDTLLDASLHSPIITSFYSPVHRDYQFKEFYNRLKQQGFVIYPGKVSNADCFRIGNIGDVHPSDIQRLLVAMETAKYWE is encoded by the coding sequence ATGAAAAACGAATATTTATTACTTACACCGGGTCCACTTTCTACCACCGCGAGTGTACGAGAAGCCATGCTAAAAGATTGGTGTACTTGGGATGATGAATATAATAAAGACATTGTTGACGTTATCCGCGCTAAGTTAGTGCAACTAGCGACCCCGCAAACGGGTTATACCAGTGTATTGATGCAAGGCAGTGGTACAGCATCGGTAGAAGCAACAATTGGTAGTGTTATTCCTGCGGATGGCAAGCTACTGGTGATTGATAACGGTGCTTATGGTGCCCGTATTGCGCAAATTGCAGATTATTTAAATATTGCCTGCGAGGTGATAACAACGGGTGAAACAACACCACCAAGTTTGGCCGAAGTTGAAGCCAAATTAGCGGGCGATGACAGCATTACCCATGTCGCCATCGTGCATTGCGAAACAACCACCGGCATGTTGAATCCGATTGAAGGGGTGATTAAATTAGCCAAACAACACGGTAAGATCGTGATCTTAGATGCGATGTCGAGCTTTGGTGGCATTCCAATGGATGTGGCTGAATTAGGCGTTGATTTTCTGATCAGTTCTGCCAACAAATGTATTCAAGGCGTACCCGGTTTTGGCTTCGTGATCGCACGCCAAACTGAACTGGAAAAATGCCAAGGGCGAGCACGTTCGTTGTCATTAGATCTGTATGAGCAATGGCATTGTATGGAAACCAATGGTGGCAAGTGGCGCTTTACCTCACCAACCCACACCGTGCGCGCGTTTTACCAAGCGTTATTAGAGCTTGAAGAAGAAGGCGGTATTGCGGCACGTCATCAACGTTACCAACAAAACCAAACAACCTTAGTTGCAGGGATGGCGAAATTGGGTTTTGATACCTTGCTTGATGCGTCATTACATTCGCCAATTATTACCTCGTTTTATTCACCGGTGCACCGTGATTATCAATTCAAAGAATTTTATAACCGCCTTAAACAACAAGGTTTTGTTATCTACCCAGGTAAGGTATCCAACGCTGATTGTTTCCGTATTGGTAACATAGGTGATGTCCATCCCAGTGATATCCAGCGTTTATTAGTGGCGATGGAAACCGCCAAATATTGGGAATGA
- the phnR gene encoding phosphonate utilization transcriptional regulator PhnR: MQYLKIKDEILLQIEAGSLFTSGQKLTSGQKLMSERKLAESFNTTRVTLREALSLLESEGKVYRENRRGWFISPAPLRYDPTNTTNFHNLALSQQRIPKTELINAGMVPADKHIAQLLQIAPQTEVIRIHRVRYLDERPVVLVTHYVLPDRLPHLLSHDLSASLTDIYQQHYDILYQQTHYRIRSSSLVADTAAALRATSGCAAMYIERVNYDQHGQLLDCDLEYWRHDAVIIEARAIRQL; the protein is encoded by the coding sequence GTGCAATACCTAAAAATTAAAGATGAAATTTTACTGCAGATCGAAGCTGGTTCACTATTTACCTCAGGACAAAAGCTAACGTCAGGACAGAAATTAATGTCAGAACGTAAACTGGCAGAAAGTTTCAATACCACTCGCGTGACGCTGCGTGAAGCCTTGTCGTTACTGGAGTCTGAAGGCAAAGTGTATCGTGAAAATCGTCGCGGTTGGTTTATTTCCCCAGCACCATTACGTTATGACCCGACCAATACCACTAACTTTCATAACCTAGCGCTAAGTCAGCAACGTATACCAAAAACAGAATTAATCAATGCCGGTATGGTGCCCGCCGATAAACATATCGCCCAGCTATTACAAATAGCACCTCAGACTGAAGTGATCCGTATTCATCGCGTGCGTTATTTAGATGAACGCCCGGTCGTACTCGTGACTCATTATGTATTGCCTGACCGACTCCCTCATTTACTCAGTCATGATCTGTCGGCATCCTTAACCGATATCTATCAACAACATTACGACATCCTGTATCAACAGACCCATTATCGTATCCGCTCTTCGTCATTAGTTGCCGATACTGCAGCCGCTTTACGCGCGACTTCAGGCTGCGCAGCTATGTATATAGAGCGAGTTAACTATGATCAACATGGTCAGTTATTGGATTGTGATCTGGAATATTGGCGTCATGATGCAGTGATTATTGAAGCACGGGCGATACGTCAACTATAA
- a CDS encoding aminoacyl-tRNA deacylase: MTMATKVGQFLASHNIDFSLVKHRHTASSFNSALSAHVPSSQVAKAVILRDIGGDYLMAVVPSNKHVLIGEINRQTGKQYYLLAEHELSTLFQDCEPGAIPSLGQIYGMDMLVDDLLFEQEQLYIESGDHMNLINLDKRQFGKAVGSLPHSHISGYSFKEGPLFEHRDL, from the coding sequence ATGACTATGGCAACCAAAGTTGGCCAGTTCTTAGCTAGTCACAACATCGATTTTAGTTTGGTTAAACATCGCCACACGGCAAGTTCGTTTAATTCTGCATTATCTGCACACGTGCCCAGTTCACAAGTCGCCAAAGCGGTGATTTTACGTGACATTGGCGGCGATTATTTAATGGCGGTGGTGCCATCAAATAAGCATGTATTGATTGGTGAAATTAATCGGCAAACGGGTAAGCAATATTACTTACTGGCAGAGCACGAATTATCAACCTTGTTTCAGGATTGTGAACCTGGGGCGATACCATCATTAGGGCAGATTTATGGTATGGATATGCTGGTAGATGATCTGTTATTCGAGCAGGAACAATTGTATATTGAATCGGGTGATCACATGAATCTAATCAATTTAGATAAACGCCAGTTTGGTAAAGCGGTGGGTAGTTTACCGCACAGTCATATTAGCGGGTATAGTTTTAAAGAAGGGCCATTATTTGAACATCGTGATCTTTGA
- a CDS encoding ABC transporter permease has translation MNKFLALVVLEIKSIFADRSILLTMFGGIIMYSILYPLPYSQQVARNVEIVVIDYDRSSMSRELIRMVNATPDTHITGQVNSVKEAEALIETGAIKGFLIIPEHFRRDLYMEKAVTLSLGGDASYFMTYSTIASGILKAGGTLSAKIKVARLTVDKENMLLAKQQWQPASLNLQPVFNQLNGYLDYVVPAVFILILQQTLLIVSGILSGGQNERSRAKEQGYWLTASPTLLLLARCVVFLSLYLVFSLYYFGFALDMYGVNRLAAAWDILKLLVPFLLAVVCLGVALGQLYNQAETATQVILFSSMPVLFSSGFIWPISEIPAWLVMVSQLFPSTAAIQGLLQLNQMGADFEMVRHFQTQLLIQCFAYALLAIMLLAYKQRKYSLNAR, from the coding sequence ATGAATAAATTCTTGGCGCTAGTCGTACTCGAAATTAAAAGTATTTTTGCTGACCGTAGTATTTTATTGACCATGTTTGGTGGCATTATTATGTACTCGATCTTGTATCCGCTGCCGTATTCTCAACAGGTAGCCAGAAACGTTGAAATTGTGGTGATCGATTATGATCGCAGTTCGATGAGCCGTGAGTTAATACGCATGGTCAATGCTACTCCTGATACCCATATTACTGGCCAAGTTAATTCGGTGAAGGAGGCTGAAGCGTTAATTGAGACGGGGGCGATTAAGGGTTTTTTGATTATTCCTGAACATTTCCGTCGTGATCTGTATATGGAGAAGGCGGTAACCTTATCGCTGGGCGGTGATGCCAGTTATTTTATGACTTATTCGACCATTGCATCGGGGATCCTTAAAGCGGGTGGCACTTTATCTGCGAAAATTAAAGTGGCAAGATTAACGGTTGATAAAGAGAATATGTTGTTAGCCAAGCAACAGTGGCAACCGGCATCGTTAAACCTACAACCTGTGTTTAATCAACTGAACGGTTATTTGGATTATGTGGTCCCCGCGGTGTTTATTTTGATCTTGCAGCAAACGTTATTAATTGTCAGCGGCATTTTATCTGGTGGCCAAAACGAACGTTCACGGGCGAAAGAGCAAGGTTATTGGTTAACAGCATCGCCGACATTGCTGCTACTGGCGCGTTGCGTTGTGTTCCTCAGTTTGTATCTGGTGTTTAGTTTGTATTACTTTGGCTTTGCATTGGATATGTACGGGGTTAATCGACTCGCGGCGGCGTGGGATATTCTCAAACTATTAGTGCCGTTCTTACTGGCGGTTGTCTGCCTTGGCGTGGCGTTGGGGCAATTGTATAACCAAGCTGAAACCGCAACTCAGGTGATTTTATTTAGCTCAATGCCGGTATTGTTTAGCAGTGGTTTTATTTGGCCGATAAGTGAGATACCCGCTTGGCTGGTGATGGTATCGCAATTATTCCCAAGCACGGCCGCGATCCAAGGCTTGTTGCAATTAAACCAGATGGGCGCGGACTTTGAGATGGTCAGACATTTTCAAACGCAGTTATTAATCCAATGTTTTGCTTATGCGCTATTGGCAATTATGTTGTTGGCTTACAAACAGCGTAAATATAGCCTCAACGCACGCTAG
- a CDS encoding ABC transporter permease — protein sequence MMRLFITQIKAVWQRENQLILASKWQLSLVTWLPLACMLLVYAIFSQGIPRDLAVAVVDQDHSRLSRSLVRYIDANPALAVTVQLTSLAEGKALMQRGEVYAIVHIPRAFEKQIYLAMTPEVTTFYNAQYVLIGKLVSSNMVKTFATFTAQIDAVKTLASGGNLALIKGAVAPISTQINPLYNVSTNYIPFLVTAAVAALWQIFILVSVLLAFGSEYKNNTQNSWFQRADGAVVSAVMGKLLPYTLLSVVHGLLFLSFFYGYLSMPMHGNWGYLLLILVTAVLAGQAIALFIFSLTMNFTQAISMGAAYSAPAFAFIGVTFPAESMPQLALIWRSLLPITHYMQLQIGQVNYGQDFMTLLPQLTSLGLFTLMFVVAIYRIKSHRDNALVTDNNTISTGHDDE from the coding sequence ATGATGCGTTTATTCATTACTCAGATCAAGGCGGTTTGGCAGCGGGAAAACCAGCTAATATTGGCATCGAAATGGCAATTGTCACTGGTGACTTGGTTGCCACTTGCTTGCATGTTGTTGGTGTACGCTATTTTTTCACAGGGTATCCCACGTGATCTTGCGGTCGCGGTTGTTGATCAAGACCACAGCCGATTGTCACGCAGTTTGGTGCGCTATATTGATGCCAATCCTGCGCTTGCGGTGACAGTTCAATTGACCAGCCTGGCCGAAGGTAAAGCGTTAATGCAACGTGGTGAAGTGTATGCGATCGTGCATATTCCACGAGCATTTGAAAAGCAGATCTACTTAGCAATGACGCCCGAAGTCACTACCTTTTACAATGCCCAGTATGTGTTGATTGGTAAACTGGTATCGTCGAACATGGTAAAAACTTTTGCCACGTTTACGGCGCAAATAGATGCGGTTAAAACCTTGGCCAGTGGGGGTAATTTGGCGCTTATTAAAGGTGCTGTTGCGCCAATTTCAACCCAGATTAACCCGTTATACAATGTTTCGACTAATTACATACCATTTTTAGTGACCGCCGCTGTCGCGGCGTTATGGCAAATTTTTATCCTCGTATCGGTGTTGTTAGCATTTGGGTCGGAATACAAAAATAATACCCAAAATAGCTGGTTTCAACGCGCAGATGGTGCTGTTGTCAGTGCTGTAATGGGTAAATTGCTGCCGTATACCTTGCTTTCTGTGGTGCATGGTTTGCTATTCTTGAGTTTCTTTTACGGTTACTTAAGTATGCCGATGCATGGTAACTGGGGTTATTTATTGTTAATTTTGGTGACGGCAGTATTAGCGGGGCAGGCCATCGCCTTGTTTATCTTTAGCTTGACGATGAATTTTACTCAGGCAATTAGCATGGGTGCGGCTTATTCAGCGCCGGCGTTTGCCTTTATCGGGGTGACATTTCCCGCCGAAAGTATGCCGCAATTAGCGCTAATATGGCGTTCGTTATTACCGATTACACATTATATGCAGTTGCAAATTGGCCAAGTTAATTATGGGCAAGATTTTATGACCTTGTTACCGCAATTAACGTCACTAGGGTTATTTACATTGATGTTTGTGGTGGCGATATATCGAATTAAAAGCCATCGCGATAACGCGCTTGTGACTGACAATAACACGATATCAACGGGGCATGACGATGAATAA
- a CDS encoding HlyD family secretion protein produces MSNVKKGIIAVVVLVVISWLAVEFHRAYEPKSILLQGQIEAEQYNISSKIPGRIASVDVKKGEQVSKGQLIFSLASPELEAKLAQAKAGSAVASAMRKQAEIGARKQQIIVANDQWKKAQAAALLMEKTYQRVDNLYRDGVLPEQRRDEVYTKWQAAKYTQNSAYQVYQMAKEGARKETKQAAIEKERMAEGVVAEMESYTKDTKQYALRDGEVVQILLKEGELAPTGFPVVSIVDINESWAVFNIREDLLPRLKKGTLLTARIPALGDATYQYQVFHIAVMGDYATWRSTDNAKGFDLRTFEVEARPVKPIADLRVGMSVLVELAPSATAQ; encoded by the coding sequence ATGAGTAACGTTAAAAAAGGCATCATTGCAGTAGTCGTGCTAGTTGTTATCAGCTGGCTGGCAGTTGAATTCCATCGTGCTTATGAGCCGAAGAGTATATTGTTACAAGGTCAGATTGAAGCCGAGCAATACAATATATCGTCTAAGATCCCAGGACGTATTGCCTCGGTAGACGTGAAAAAAGGCGAACAGGTGAGTAAAGGTCAATTAATTTTTTCACTGGCTAGCCCTGAATTAGAAGCTAAATTAGCGCAAGCCAAGGCGGGTAGTGCAGTAGCTAGTGCGATGCGTAAACAAGCCGAAATCGGGGCGCGTAAACAGCAAATTATCGTGGCAAACGATCAGTGGAAAAAAGCCCAAGCCGCGGCATTGTTGATGGAAAAAACCTATCAGCGCGTTGATAATCTTTATCGGGATGGGGTATTGCCAGAGCAGAGACGCGATGAAGTGTATACCAAGTGGCAAGCCGCTAAATATACGCAGAATTCGGCATACCAAGTTTATCAAATGGCGAAAGAAGGGGCGCGTAAAGAAACTAAACAAGCCGCTATCGAGAAAGAACGTATGGCGGAAGGTGTGGTGGCTGAAATGGAATCTTACACCAAAGATACCAAGCAATATGCACTGCGTGATGGTGAAGTGGTACAGATCTTATTAAAAGAAGGTGAACTTGCACCGACTGGTTTTCCGGTGGTAAGTATCGTTGATATTAATGAGAGCTGGGCAGTATTTAATATTCGCGAAGACTTATTACCGCGTTTGAAAAAGGGCACGTTATTAACGGCGCGCATTCCGGCGTTAGGTGACGCGACATATCAATATCAAGTGTTCCATATTGCGGTGATGGGTGACTATGCGACTTGGCGTTCGACAGACAATGCTAAAGGTTTTGATTTACGTACCTTTGAGGTTGAAGCAAGACCAGTTAAGCCAATTGCCGATCTACGTGTGGGTATGAGTGTGTTGGTTGAGCTGGCGCCGTCAGCGACTGCGCAGTAA
- a CDS encoding TolC family protein: MKTVFYGIITAITLSCNVQAAAIGFSEAWYQVAQKNDALQAKKEQVKYAQALQNAAKSLYLPNVDITGSYTHFDKPIEIDTSAISAALPFPNGIPLTNQNFVHSSLNVLLPVYTGGRITAAQDIRQAQVDEAQSNYNLAIRATFTRLVQYYFGVVLSEQVYQVRLDVVDALAVHLNHAVKFEQQGQIAKVERLMAQVSLDKAQIEAQKALRDDEIAKLALTKMLKQQEFVLPTTPLFVNNSAISVTPYLTKTLTDHPGIAILNAKREQAKGMVKMAAAKHLPEVMVYGNYNLYADDSASGELLPEWMVGVGFRIPIMDRSGTSQEVVAAKSSVRQVNLLQMQMQQDLSILVEKTYAEMTQALEEYNSLASSQALSEETVVLRQKAFSQGLSTSLEVADALLYVTSIRVQRLSASYNYVKSLAKLLSVSGDIERFMDYLHINGIEVK, encoded by the coding sequence ATGAAAACAGTCTTTTATGGCATTATTACCGCCATTACATTGAGTTGTAATGTGCAAGCTGCGGCTATCGGTTTTTCTGAAGCTTGGTATCAAGTGGCACAGAAAAATGATGCGCTACAGGCAAAGAAAGAACAAGTAAAATATGCACAAGCATTGCAGAATGCGGCGAAGTCGCTGTATTTACCCAATGTCGATATTACTGGGTCGTATACCCATTTTGATAAGCCTATAGAGATAGATACGTCTGCAATTAGTGCAGCATTACCTTTTCCAAACGGAATCCCGCTAACTAATCAAAACTTTGTCCATTCGTCATTAAATGTGCTACTACCGGTTTATACTGGCGGTCGTATTACTGCGGCGCAAGACATTCGCCAAGCACAAGTGGATGAAGCTCAAAGCAATTATAATTTAGCCATCAGGGCTACCTTTACCCGGCTGGTACAGTACTATTTTGGCGTGGTGCTATCTGAGCAAGTTTATCAAGTTCGCCTTGACGTTGTGGATGCATTAGCGGTGCATCTTAATCATGCCGTGAAGTTCGAGCAACAAGGCCAGATAGCTAAAGTCGAACGTTTAATGGCGCAAGTGTCGTTAGATAAAGCCCAAATTGAAGCGCAAAAAGCCCTACGCGATGATGAAATTGCCAAACTCGCGTTAACCAAGATGCTCAAACAGCAAGAATTTGTATTACCGACCACGCCCTTGTTTGTGAATAACAGTGCGATCTCTGTGACCCCTTATTTAACTAAAACTCTAACCGATCATCCCGGTATTGCGATCTTAAATGCTAAGCGTGAACAAGCCAAAGGTATGGTGAAAATGGCCGCAGCGAAGCATTTACCAGAAGTGATGGTGTACGGTAACTATAATTTATATGCCGATGATTCGGCCTCGGGGGAACTGTTACCAGAATGGATGGTTGGCGTCGGGTTCCGTATCCCTATTATGGATCGCTCGGGTACGTCGCAAGAAGTAGTTGCCGCCAAAAGCTCAGTACGTCAGGTGAATTTATTGCAAATGCAAATGCAGCAAGATTTATCTATTCTGGTCGAAAAAACCTATGCGGAAATGACTCAAGCATTAGAAGAATATAACTCTTTGGCATCGAGCCAGGCGTTATCAGAAGAAACTGTGGTACTGCGCCAAAAAGCATTTAGCCAAGGTTTATCAACATCACTGGAAGTGGCTGATGCATTATTATATGTAACCAGTATTCGTGTTCAGCGTCTGTCTGCGAGCTATAACTATGTTAAATCACTAGCAAAATTATTATCTGTGAGTGGCGATATCGAGCGCTTTATGGACTATCTACACATCAATGGTATCGAGGTTAAGTAA
- the prmA gene encoding 50S ribosomal protein L11 methyltransferase encodes MPWIQLKINANEETAEKIGNMLSGAGASAVTFMDSQDSPIFEPLPGQTLLWGDTDVTGLFDADKDMQPILAFLAKTKVLGSDFRYKLEILEDKDWEREWMENFHPMQFGKRLWICPSWRPVPDENAINVMLDPGLAFGTGTHPTTALCLEWLDGQDLTGKTVVDFGCGSGILAIAALKLGAKRVIGVDIDPQAILASRDNAERNGVADQIELYLPADQPDGIKADIVVANILAAPLRELSGLIVSFLKPGGKLALSGILDHQAAELNDIYRQHCIMDEPTLSDEWARLNGQIK; translated from the coding sequence ATGCCTTGGATCCAATTAAAAATTAATGCTAACGAAGAAACAGCTGAGAAGATAGGTAACATGCTATCTGGCGCAGGAGCAAGTGCGGTCACATTCATGGACTCACAAGATTCGCCTATCTTTGAACCACTGCCTGGTCAAACGCTGCTATGGGGTGATACTGATGTAACCGGTCTGTTTGATGCAGATAAAGACATGCAGCCGATCTTAGCTTTCTTAGCCAAAACCAAGGTACTAGGTTCAGACTTTCGCTACAAATTAGAAATACTCGAAGATAAAGACTGGGAACGCGAATGGATGGAAAACTTCCACCCAATGCAATTTGGCAAACGTTTATGGATCTGCCCAAGCTGGCGTCCAGTACCGGATGAAAATGCGATTAACGTGATGCTTGATCCCGGTTTAGCATTTGGTACGGGAACCCACCCGACGACCGCGTTATGCCTAGAATGGTTAGATGGCCAAGACCTAACCGGCAAAACAGTAGTCGATTTTGGTTGTGGTTCTGGCATCCTCGCCATCGCAGCACTTAAATTAGGTGCAAAGCGGGTGATCGGTGTGGATATCGACCCACAAGCTATCTTAGCCAGTCGTGATAACGCCGAGCGTAATGGTGTTGCTGACCAGATCGAACTTTATTTACCCGCTGATCAACCCGACGGTATCAAAGCCGATATCGTGGTTGCCAATATTCTTGCTGCTCCGCTACGTGAGTTATCAGGTCTTATCGTCAGCTTCTTAAAACCAGGTGGTAAACTGGCATTATCCGGTATTTTGGATCACCAGGCAGCAGAATTGAACGACATCTATCGTCAACACTGCATCATGGATGAACCAACACTGAGTGACGAGTGGGCACGCTTAAACGGCCAAATTAAATAA